A stretch of Episyrphus balteatus chromosome 2, idEpiBalt1.1, whole genome shotgun sequence DNA encodes these proteins:
- the LOC129908625 gene encoding heat shock protein 27-like, producing MSLIPFLLDLADEISEFHRGVDDDFGFGIYSNDFHRPSKTVSQLWLPKHRQHPYANIRNKMLKNQEDKETTNEDKEFSPVGKNGFQVSMNVKQFKPNELTVKTIDNCIVVEGKHEEKEDGHGLIARHFVRKYTLPKGYDPKEVASTLSSDGILTVKAPPPLKSGEGSERIVQIQQTGPAHLSVKENCKDAVSSEAVKPPQCENGDKTTTEEISN from the coding sequence atgtctctcataCCATTCCTTCTCGACTTGGCTGATGAAATTAGCGAATTCCATCGCGGAGTTGAcgatgacttcggattcggtatCTATTCGAATGATTTTCATCGCCCTTCAAAGACAGTGTCGCAACTTTGGTTACCTAAGCACCGTCAGCATCCCTATGCAAATATCCGCAATAAAATGCTCAAAAATCAGGAAGACAAAGAGACCACCAACGAGGACAAGGAATTTTCACCGGTTGGTAAAAATGGCTTCCAGGTCAGCATGAATGTTAAGCAATTCAAGCCAAACGAACTGACTGTCAAGACAATCGATAATTGCATCGTTGTCGAGGGCAAGCACGAGGAAAAAGAGGATGGTCATGGTCTGATTGCTCGACACTTTGTTCGCAAGTATACTTTACCAAAGGGCTATGACCCAAAAGAGGTGGCATCCACCCTATCATCAGATGGCATCCTTACCGTCAAAGCACCACCACCACTTAAATCGGGCGAAGGCAGCGAAAGAATTGTGCAAATTCAGCAGACGGGTCCAGCCCATTTGTCTGTTAAAGAGAATTGCAAAGATGCCGTCTCCTCGGAAGCCGTAAAGCCACCGCAATGCGAGAATGGTGATAAAACGACCACAGAAgagatttcaaattaa
- the LOC129908630 gene encoding heat shock protein 23-like, which produces MSSLQLLLDLAENLDSMSSPYYGSDFGLGLNPHIIHRTQRPSVFRLPLALANRMEDCPAMMLRSKGANKNSAVSNVGKDGFQVCMDVQQFKPSELSVKVVDNTVVVEGKHEEREDDHGYISRHFVRRYALPKNYDSDKVVSTLSSDGVLTVSIPKPAIEDKSNEKVIQIQQTGPAHLNVKDNQQENQKPTANPEKAQNGDKK; this is translated from the coding sequence ATGTCTTCACTTCAACTTCTTTTGGATCTTGCTGAAAACTTGGACAGCATGTCCTCTCCATACTACGGAAGCGATTTTGGCCTCGGCCTCAATCCACACATCATTCACCGTACACAACGTCCAAGTGTATTCCGTTTACCGCTGGCTTTGGCAAACcgtatggaagattgtcctgcTATGATGCTTCGCTCAAAAGGTGCCAACAAGAACTCTGCTGTTTCAAATGTTGGCAAAGATGGATTCCAAGTGTGCATGGACGTGCAACAGTTCAAACCCAGTGAGCTTTCTGTGAAAGTGGTAGATAATACTGTTGTCGTCGAAGGCAAACACGAAGAACGCGAAGACGACCATGGCTACATCTCACGACATTTCGTCCGGCGCTACGCACTTCCAAAGAACTACGATTCCGACAAGGTGGTCTCGACTCTGTCATCAGACGGTGTTTTGACTGTGAGCATTCCAAAGCCAGCTATCGAAGATAAGTCAAATGAAAAAGTTATCCAAATTCAACAAACAGGACCGGCTCACTTGAATGTGAAGGATAACCAACAGGAGAACCAAAAGCCTACTGCCAACCCTGAAAAGGCTCAAAATGGAGATAAGAAGTAA
- the LOC129908633 gene encoding heat shock protein 23-like, with amino-acid sequence MSSLQLLLDLAENLDSMSSPYYGSDFGLGLNPLVIQRSQRPSVFRLPLGLTSHMEDCPVLMRRSKVASQNSSAVSNVGKDGFQVCMDVQQFKPSELSVKVVDNAVVVEGKHEEREDDHGYISRHFVRRYAVPKDYDSEKVVSTLSSDGVLTISIPKPAIEEKPNEKIIQIQQTGPAHLNVKCNQQEKQTKNAEGEKAQN; translated from the coding sequence ATGTCTTCACTTCAATTACTTTTGGATTTGGCTGAAAACTTGGATAGCATGTCATCACCATACTATGGAAGCGATTTCGGACTAGGCCTCAATCCACTCGTTATTCAACGTAGTCAACGTCCCAGTGTTTTTCGTCTACCGCTGGGATTGACAAGCCACATGGAAGATTGTCCTGTCTTGATGCGTCGCTCTAAGGTTGCTAGCCAAAACTCCTCAGCAGTCTCTAATGTTGGAAAAGATGGATTCCAGGTTTGCATGGATGTGCAACAATTCAAACCAAGCGAATTGTCTGTAAAAGTAGTGGACAATGCTGTAGTTGTCGAAGGCAAACATGAAGAGCGTGAAGACGATCATGGATACATCTCACGACATTTCGTTCGACGTTATGCTGTTCCAAAGGACTACGATTCAGAGAAGGTGGTTTCGACATTGTCATCGGATGGTGTTTTGACTATAAGCATTCCAAAGCCAGCTATTGAAGAAAAGCCAAATGAGAAAATCATTCAAATTCAACAAACAGGACCGGCTCATTTGAATGTCAAGTGCAACCAGCAGGagaaacaaacgaaaaatgCCGAAGGTGAAAAGGCACAAAATTga
- the LOC129908626 gene encoding heat shock protein 27-like: MSLIPLLADVVSEIDAYRGHRDLGDDFGFGIYPCDIYRPRIASLQLSPIRRFSPYQRSLQSVRGKGVNGKLNAKENYTVGKDGFQVCMDVSQFKPNELTVKTVGNNVVVEGKHEEREDDHGFISRQFVRKYTLPKGYDAKDVISTVSTDGVLTVKAPPPPKALKSNERIVQIQQTGPAHLSVKGNEEEGTEQVQNNHSGKTADKMEQS, encoded by the coding sequence ATGTCACTTATTCCATTGTTGGCTGATGTTGTTAGCGAAATCGATGCCTACCGAGGACATCGCGATTTGGGTGATGATTTCGGATTTGGAATATACCCATGCGATATATACCGTCCAAGAATAGCTTCGTTGCAACTTAGTCCAATCCGACGCTTCTCACCATACCAGAGATCCCTTCAATCGGTTCGAGGAAAGGGCGTCAACGGCAAGCTTAATGCCAAAGAAAATTACACAGTTGGAAAAGATGGATTCCAAGTGTGCATGGATGTGAGCCAATTCAAGCCAAATGAATTAACAGTGAAGACAGTTGGTAACAACGTTGTTGTGGAAGGTAAACACGAGGAGCGTGAAGATGACCATGGCTTCATAAGTCGTCAGTTTGTACGTAAATATACGCTGCCAAAAGGGTATGATGCCAAGGATGTCATCTCTACGGTCTCAACCGATGGTGTGCTAACAGTCAAAGCTCCACCACCACCAAAGGCATTGAAGAGCAACGAAAGAATTGTGCAGATTCAACAAACCGGTCCTGCACATTTGAGTGTAAAGGGCAACGAGGAAGAAGGCACAGAACAAGTTCAAAATAATCATAGCGGAAAAACTGCTGATAAAATGGAACAATCTTAA
- the LOC129908637 gene encoding heat shock protein 27-like, which produces MSVVPIMNDFAREMEIFNKSLFFDDFGLDLFPHDMFHKMRILPWSFFHPQFLSFPFQHFHQIAHLQDEKEKLTIDKDGFQLTFDTKDFKPSELTVKTVNNFVIVEGKHEERKDDQNFTKKHFSRTYLLPSGYNAEEVDSSISSDGVLCVKIPPPHKAIESKERIINIKQTGTNYVGPKPDTKRLY; this is translated from the coding sequence ATGTCGGTTGTGCCAATTATGAACGATTTTGCTCgtgaaatggaaattttcaacaAATCGCTATTTTTCGATGATTTTGGACTTGATCTTTTTCCTCACGATATGTTCCACAAAATGAGAATACTGCCTTGGAGTTTCTTTCATCCTCAATTTCTATCGTTTCCGTTCCaacattttcatcaaattgctCATCTTCaagatgaaaaagaaaaactgaCTATCGACAAGGATGGTTTCCAACTTACGTTTGATACTAAAGATTTCAAGCCAAGTGAACTCACCGTTAAGACAgtcaataattttgttattgTGGAAGGCAAACACGAGGAGCGTAAAGATGACCAAAATTTCACCAAAAAGCACTTCTCACGTACGTATCTGTTACCAAGTGGCTACAATGCAGAAGAGGTGGATTCAAGTATTTCTTCTGATGGAGTATTGTGTGTGAAGATACCGCCACCACATAAGGCTATCGAATCCAAGGAAAGAATAATTAACATCAAACAAACTGGAACTAATTATGTAGGACCCAAGCCGGACACCAAAAGACTTTACTAA